The Rhopalosiphum maidis isolate BTI-1 chromosome 2, ASM367621v3, whole genome shotgun sequence genome segment AATGATCTTAAAAGTGCTGTAAGAATGGACGAGCCAATCACCAGCGGTCCAGCTCCACGTTGGATGAAGAAAAGCGTGGAATCATCCTCAAGGTATGTGTACGTTTATGTTTATgtgttacatatatatatatatatttatgtttcaatTATGTTTACTgtgatagttttttaaatacgtcAAGAAAAACTAATGAGTTAATGGCTATCAAGAAGACTCCATCAAAAACACCTAATAGATCAAAATCACCAGGTtagtaatgttattaataattataaacttgcATCTATGTCACTGtgattatctaaattaattttaagcataaacttattatcaattattataatttgatttacaatattaataattgtttatagtatcgattgtttttacatttatccGTCTATATAAAGTAGTTCACAGAGTTGTTAAAATTaaccattaaaaatgaataaaaatcatctaaatagatttttcaaaagaaataaactaaaacCTCGAAAATTAGATGTTAATTCCCCAGAATTATCAAtttctaaaagttttaaaattgtttctacTGCCATACAAGGTAAGGAATGATTATATTGCTCACGCagacatgtttttattaaattaaagtgggtatagataaatagtttgaatgtaaaatattgataaactgTACACTTTTGATGAATATAGGCCTGAATCTTGATGtacatactaataaaattagtaattacgttAGTGCGTTAGTcctatcattattcattgtaataaacttaatataccCAAGATGATTTAAACTCAGATatagttaaacaaatattgatatttttttcaacaatattttaaatattaatatacattcatatattataaacataaaatatataaatattttagcttaataataatctataatcaattatatgcagtaaaattatttatttgaatagctTCAAGATCAGCATCAAACACACCAGCTAAACCTAAAACACCTGGGGGAGACAGATTTATTCCTTCCAGAATGTCTACAAATTTTgacataagtaattttaaagtaaatcacaaatgtttattaaatctttaaatttatttaagatttttttaacttataatttaattttatttttgtagatgAACCAAGAAAATGAAAACCTTGACTTAAGTCCGACTCAATCAGACTACAGAAAAGCTATGTCTGAAAATCTCCATGGttgtgatataaataatgtccGTGTTCTATCCTATCAGAACAAAGCACCGGCTCCTCCAgatgtatgataattaatagctTATTACaggcataattatataattaataattattttagggtTATCAAAATGCTTTAAAAGTAGTTTATAGTCAATCCAAGACTCCCATGAATATACGAGGAGCAACTCGTTATATACCACATGCACCGGACCGTATTTTGGATGCCCCTGAAATTGTTGACGACTATTGTAcagtatttcaattatatatatatccatacCATCATAGATAACTTTAATCATTTTCAACAGAcctaaatttaattgactggAGCTTTTCCAACATATTGGCCGTTGCCTTAGGCACTAGTGTATATCTTTGGAATGCTGACACAGGGTCCATTGATCAACTGTTAGATTTAGAAGGTGCAGACTATGTTACTTCTCTAAGTTGGGTACCCAATGGAAATCTTTTGAGTGTTGGAACTGCTTTAGGACCTGTACAAGTATGTTGATTACTTGctatttaagtacaatattaaactagtattattatttattgatttagttATGGGACGCATCACAGACAAAGCGGCTGCGTATAATGAACAGTCACAGTTCAAGAGTGGGTGCAATGTCTTGGAACAGTCACATACTAACTACAGGTTGCAGAAATGGAGAACTTGTTCACAATGATGTCAGACAGAAGGAACATGTTGTTGGTACAATTCAATCCCACACTCAAGAAGTATGTACCAatccttataaaatatttgatcttGATGTTATATGACATTATTGACATGTCAGTATTTAATCTAACTTTATTCGGTTTTTTTACAGGTTTGTGGTCTTAAATGGTCAACTGACGGTCGTTATCTAGCTAGTGGAGGCAATGATAATCTGCTGAACGTGTACAGCGGCCTACCAGGCCAAACAACTTACCAGTCTGAACCAATATACAGTTTCAGGTAATATCTTACACttgattttgttatatttgttaCAAATTGTTAATTGGGTGCAAATAcccatattacattatttaaaataacagtgtataattttcaatatgcTTACTCTAGTCAACATCAAGCTGCTGTTAAAGCATTAGACTGGTGTCCGTGGCAAACTAATGTACTAGCTAGTGGTGGCGGTACAGCTGACCGAACTATCAGATTTTGGAATTGCAATAATGGCCAGTGTATCAATTCGGTCAATGCTAACTCACAGGTGTGTGCTATTCTGTGGTCTAAAACTTATAGAGAATTGGTATCTGCGCACGGTTTTGCAAACAACCAGCTCATAATTTGGAAGTATCCTTCGCTAACCAAGGTCAGTTAATTGACAGCAAAATATGTTTGCATTAAGTATCATTGATTTTTtcggtttattattttaaatatataatctaaaagGTTGCTGAGCTCACTGGACACACAAATCGTATTCTGAATTTGGCTATGTCACCAGATGGTTCCACAGTACTTTCAGCTGGTGCAGATGAGACCCTGCGAATGTGGAAGTGCTTTTTGCCAGATCCAAACAAGAAAAAAGAACAGGAGAAGCGCTCCTTTAGACCCACTATATTGGGTCCTGGcctaagataaatattttgttttatcctTTCatgtttgttaattaaatttatattcaatatttctgTCAACTTTTTACTTAcgcaatttaaacttaattttatttatacaaaactttTACTCGCACAgtgtacatacatacacagattttttataactattgtcttttttatatattttcttaaacaaataattttatgttaagatCAAATGTATTCTCAGAATTAGTGCATAAATTGACtacaaacattaatatactaatacattttatatcataactttaattacttataataataaacaagtcTTTGGCTACTTTATGTTTAAgtgtgaaataatatataataacagcatagttatatttaagctTATTAACATAAaggaataacaaaaaaataaataaaaaatagaagttaagttacaaacaaaaaaacatttaataataataaaaaaaaaaaaagagtaatAATTCGGTTGGTTTGTAACGAGCCGTAAACacgtaatttaaactatttataatttaactattattcaaATCTGAACAAGTACAATCtgatattatagattaaagcTCTACGGCTGAACATCCAACACAACCATTTATTTTGTGCTTCGACaagataaattttacaaaattaattctcAAAACAACCATTAAACCTACGTGCTCTTAGAGATGAGATAAAGAAACCTGACTAGTAtttgttatgataaaaattgtattgtgacaatttttaattttaaagatgatttgagtttataaaaatgactaGACATATTAAAATCTGTGTTGATTTATCAAAACATCAAGTACAAATGGGTTATAGAGGtaataatgcaaaataaaattgactcATCTCCAAGTTAACAAATCAAACTACTGTGAATTGCATACTAAGATGTGAAAAGTTGGTGAAAAAACAATACCTaaaagtatgtaaaaaaaagctTACAGTGCTAAGATCATAAGATTAATAGTAattgttaaacaaaaatagcCACCAGTCAGATTGAATTGGAATCggtaaattttgtattaaaaatgtttaagttaaaaataaccaatgttttatttattcaatttgatCTAAATTGATAAACTATTGAATCATGTACTAAGACAATCTGACTAATGACTacattatagtaaatagttacaataaataatcattattacattCATTCATGTAATATAGCCTACAAGTAATTAACAGTAAACACAACAaaagttacattattaatacataatataataatagtacgaTGATATctgattaaaatacaatagaatatattgttttttttttttttttagatatttttgtcattttaaaattaccctGCTGtaatttacgtatatataaatataaaggcTCAATAGGTTGAGGCCTTATATAATAAGCTCCTTGTTTAAGGCactgtttacaataattttatatttaggaaacatatttaaacttaacttattattaataataaatttaaaaaaaaatgataatacaaaatagaaCAAAAATAGATAAAGATCCACACTTTAAAAAACTAGAAGTGTTTGAGTCCTTAAAGCTATGAATGTGGGTAAAACAAGCTGCACAGTATTGCacagtattttcaaaaacaattagtgggagaaaaataataataatagtgaaaataCCAGTTACactgaattataatttgatgaaTGGTCAATTTGTGTTTGGAGGCTATGGATCATTGACATCAATTTGGCATTTTCGATGAAAAGTTCTTTAACAATCATATCAGCGCTCATGAGttgtttattctaaaaaaaaaaattatatcaatagatacggaattttttataaatttctaattgtgattataaaataaacaaaatatgacaAGACACTAACTTGTTCATTtctcattttaatttgttcttcAAGTTTATCTTGTGATGCGCGCAATAATTTGTGTACCATATCAATCTTTGACTGATGCTCGTTCCATATGgctaaatttaagaaaatttacTTTGGCAATTAAATCATGTactgaataaaacaaaatagtaataagGCAAACAAATTGTTACACGATACTATAggttaaataagaaaatacttTCAACACCATAAtctcattgaaaaaataattattattttttatgatccaCTTAGACTACTTAAGTAGAGAacagattaattattatgatcaaaGGATTTGTAATCCAAATCATTGCATTGTTAAATGCTTTTCTCTCAAGATACTTTTTCCAGGATATGTTttctgtttttcatttttatatagaagattaaaattcataaaataatgtaataatagacCTATATTTTGAGAGGTTATATGGAACCATATTTTGTGCAGCCACTATACTGATATcaatcaaaaagtaaaaatttaaaaacttaaatatgtcTAAAGATGATACTTTTTAatgactaaattatttaacaaaaaaaatcattagtacttttctaaattatataagttgacCATTTACAGAATTTGccataataacattaacatattataattgttttactaaCCATTAGTCAACTTTTGATGTCTGGCCTGTTCGTCGTGTAGTCTTTGTTCCAGTTCTTTGCATTTCCTGGCATCTATAGATACTTGATTTGCTTGATTAATTTCTTTTCGCATAAAGAAATCTTTGTGGGTATTCTGAAACACAATTTcggtttttaatacaaatgaaatcatataaattattaacttgatATATTAGTAGTTGAGCTAAATTTGAGTCATAATTCTCATAACTTATGTCATACAAgtgaatatagtttttttttttttaataagaatacatTTGGTGACAATTTTAAACCGCAAAACACATATCTCATATAACAGCATAGAAAGTCATCAGTGGAAGAGGGAACAGCTTGCAGATTGATATAATCTCttttggaataaaatatatgctaaTAATTTGGAAGTAATGGGTCTAAAACTTTtcactttatttaatactattataaattataactaaagtaTTGCAATTGATAATGGGACAAAAGTATActacataaaataagtaagttaaataattttcaaatttaacacaagaGTAAAAACCTAAGTATTTCAGTactaaacataaacataaattacttACGGAAAGTACATTAAGATATTCTTGCAATtgcaatatttcatttttaagtgcACTCCTTCGTTGTAATAGACTTCGGCATTCCATACCTAATTtttcacgatttttttttaaatcaaactgtttatttttaaattcaccaTTTGTCtaaatagcaaaataatataaaaataaatataaattgaaaatcatgtgttatatattacagagaaaaaatacttttaaattgtcgTGGCAATTTTCACATTCTTCTTTAAATCGACAGTTAGGAACTCCACGATCAACTTTTTCAACTGGAATAACAATTTgagatttcaatttttcattttcaattttaagtttttccaTTTCTTCTTCAATTTTTACACAGTAACTGGAAAATTCTTGTTGAACGCAATTGAtctgtgaaaataatataaataatttaagtaaaaatgtcgctaaaaaatattttaaaaaataattacttgttCTTCAAGTTCGGCATTTTCATCAATTGaaggtaatttattatcagtTGTATCTTCTAACATATCACTGTACTCTTTAATCTTAACTTCtagattattcaatttttcttcACTAACTTTCTTCTCctgtataaacaattaataccaattttttaaaggaaaaatGCAAGTTTGAcaacaattttacaaatactGAAAAGAAagcaattatgattttaaagcttttataaataaatatattatgaattacaatTAAGCTGAATGAaccataatacaatttaaattcaagaactaaacaatttaaattaaaaatactaaccaATTCATTTAGTTTACGTTCTTCTTCTAATTTTAATGACCAATATTCTTCACACTCGAAGTATTCATTACGCAATGCATCCATACCTTTTTCTAATTCAGTACTTTCATCTTTTAACCGTTTAGCCTCATCCAGAGCTTTGTCTGCCACTTCGCATAGTTGATTGTACCTAGATTCCCAGTACTTTTCAATCTTTTTACACTTGTCATGCAACTCCTGATTTTCTAATTTACATTGATTGTACATttgctttaatttttcaacactGCCATTTGTCACTTCTATCAAAGTAGAACCAATAAATTCTGTTTCcattgtattttcaaattgCTTATTCAATGACCTCCTGGttggatatttatttaaaggtgAAGAAGTCATAAAACTATCTGAAGATTTTTGCATTGATTCTTGAGACTCTTTTTGTTCAATCTCCTGTTGTAAATGATCtgattttgaatattgtttcatatgttccaaataatcaattaattcatttaaatgacACAGTTGGATGTGTGGTTGAGCAGataaagttgtttttatattattcacaagCATTAATGATGTCTGAGGGGATTCGTGATCTGATTTATGTGAATTTTCAACCTACAagcaacataaaaatataataaatttttaaaaattacagttaactaaattttttacttacttTATTCCATGTTTCAAATTCAGACTCAATTGTATATGtttcaaatgtatttgtgCAATCACTTCCACCTTCCCCAGTAGAAAATTCTGTAGTAAATTCTTTCACTTTGCCAAAGCAGTTAGGACTATTTTTTTCCGCCAAGAAATTCCTGACATTACTGTCAAATGACCTATCAGTACCCACATTTTCTATCCTAAAAAAACcacaaaactaatataaatacattttataacgttaaaatttaatattacagtatatacattttagttgcTTCAAGCTCTATAACCAATTCATCATTTTGGTCTCTAAGAcacttattttcattttttaaacaatcaatTTTTTGCACGAGATCAATGATTTGTTCATTATTAGATTCCAGTTCCAGttcctataatttaattaaatacatagaaaGATTAACTTAACAtcaagtttgattttttttttaaatatataatagaagactaacttatacataatacttaagatgtcattaaattatatgtcaaAAGTTAAGTGTTAACtactatattttcatttttgtaggAATCTACCAAGAGATTATTCAAACTatgattgttaattttaaatagtgagaaaaataaaatatacataaaaacaataattaaaaggcACCTtactttaagttttaattgtgGAATTTCTTGAACTTGAACttctaatgaaaaatttttttgttttatatcatctaattgtttatttaatgcaGCATTTTCACTTTCTAATAAGTTTAGttgctaaaaaaaagaaaaaattaaattaatactactgAATAAAGTTACTAATAAATTTTCTATACAAAACatacttttttgttatttaaaagttcAGATTGTAATtcgttttcataattttgtacTTGTTGTAGTTTATCATTGAGcaatatattttggttaagTAATTGATCTTTTTCTGAACCCCATTGATCAATAAGTGTTTTTCGTTCTTCTTGATGTTTGTGTTCTAGagcactaaattatattacattcctTGATTAGAAGGTTTGTTTACTATAGCATATATTAGAATGtctctaaattaaattcatacgcAATTTTATTTGCTGAAGATTTTTCCAATCGTATATGATTTTCATCTACTTCTTGCGCAAGCATTACTGCTCTGTTGTTGGCAGtatcaacatcatattttaatttatctcttTCACAATTCATTTGCTCAATAATCattctgaaaataaattgtatacaaatattaattaagcaaataatatcattattaattatgttcttACTTGAGCCATTTAACCTGATATTCATTCAATGAACTTAGAGCTTTTAGCAAAATAAATGGTGTATTAATTGAATCATATTCTGTTAATGAAGaatcaacaaaattatttcgaACTTTATGGAGTTGATTGCTGACAGTAGTTACTAGATCAGGTACATAAACAGAATCCAAGGATGTATCAATTCCTAATTCTTGTAATAGATTAACAGACTCTGGTATACCACAGCTTTcccataattcaataatagtgCTTATACTCACCATCCTAATAAAAAGCATACATATAAACATCCATGctaaaaaatctattagtaaattatgaaCTACACTTACATTGAGTTTGGTAAATTATCTTctctatgataatatgatgttgAAGAGACTCCTGATGTTGATGTTTCAGAGTTTGGTGAAACAGACCGGTAATCTAGACAACTGATTAATTCAAGAACTTCTTTAATTGGTATTCTatcattagaatatttatcattgatcttctcaaataatttttcattgcaGTCAAAATGTTGGATTACatcaaataattgagattttgatATCAGTCCATTAGAAGTAATACCCAAATGTTCACAGGCCAGACTTAAATTGTGCTTATCCATTATCAATCTTTCTTTTAACAAatctaaaaagaatatttttttttattgagacttataaaactaatatctaAATGTCAATGAAAGTGGTTTTCATGATAACTACTTACCATGCTTGTCATCACATTGTGATAATATGTCTTTATTCTGTGTTCCCTCATCCAATTTAAACTCagaatttatctataaattgaCAAATCATTATGTACTTACaaacctttaaaataaatatttaacttacatGAACATAATCTAATTTTCGAGGTGATAATGGTATACTGCTGTTTAAATCTTGAGTTATATctgattgatttaatataaaactgtcTTCTCGAGGCTTTGTTCGGcggccatattttttttcgccaAAAACATACTTTGGAGATATTTCTCTTACTGTAacatgagaaaaaaattactaaattattaaataaccatATAAAATCAAACGTAAATAAGATAATGATTTGTCTAATAAGGTCGCACTAAGCTATGTTAACGTCCTTCACAATCAGATTGGAATTGAAAACCTTTCACTATGTCAtggtataaacatatttatgataaatggtttttaatacctattgatctttatattatttattattttgtcatatagtaatatacgttatgatattgttatcatttataaaaaaaaaatacacaaatattttactctaCAAGAGTAAGctgtatatttaagtaatcttAAATCTTAACATTCAAgtattcatacatttaatatttttaattatttttatatttagagacataaaattgtatttttcctTAATCaggaatactataatattgtaggtattacaaaattatagtaataatatgataaaaatctatttttgtgacataaaaaataataaattattcttggagtaatatgaatttataacaactggtttatttgtttaaaaaataatgctgtaataactgatataatatgtatacttaaatttctAACATGAAGTTTATCTATAACAGTATACagataataaatctaataaacatGTAcaaataagccataaaagtaatttatatagtataatataattgttatacctatttttatgtaaggcattttaaatagaaatgcaattatgatttgatattaaaaatagatattattaagtattaataacataagatGTATATGAATTATACCTTATGTAAGTAGAaaggaattattaaattatatattaaattaaatcacatatgtatttcatatttacattattttaattgtttataagtaaattttttatcctgtagtttacaaataaaaactaaatgttaattttaaaaaaaaggttatttttcaaatttgattatatattcactaaacatttttgtaattattaattttaacaaataagaatataagtggtgtaggtaggtataacaataattgtttattaccaAGCCTATTGATGTCGGTTTATTCAcacaaaattaataggtatgtcaataataggtaatgtgtgataataaaaaaatataataggctTATctgtatataaagtatatataataatagataggtGAAGTGAAAGGAATGTGGAAAACAAGGTCAAACATGCTTAccagaaaacataaaaatatacaatatttgaaaattttacaaaacatacatactatatattgttaaataaaataatttagttttcttagtttaggtataattaaactttattctTACCAGGAGAGATGTCTCTAGAATAAGTTTCATCTTTTGAACCATTATTGGCCAAGTAAACAAGAGCATCACGAAATTGTTCAAATGAAACATTAGAGTTCTGATCCAGGAATGACCATAATTGTTTACGCTGGCTAAAATCCAACTGTAATGTTTCACAAAGAGCATTCACCCCCTTATGATCCAATTCATCATTTTCATCACTATCAAAACTTTtgaatatgttatacaattcTTTTTCATATGGTTCTTCCATAATTGAGGATAAAATTCATCACCAGTACTGTAAAAACAACAAGACTATaagtaatgttaataataatcagtaatatattatgtacacataacaaataacaagatattttttttattgttaataagttctttacacaaataaatctagattatacatattaaaaaaaacgagaataaatttaaattaactataaatcgTCGTATTGGATTATGAACATAatgaaacttaattatttagttacttTCACGGGCAACCGCCACAATATGTCAACAAAGTAGGTAAGTTAAAATCAATTGATAAAGGAAtcctttcaaattaattttaatacaaagtcCACTCACCAATTAGTAGATGTGATCGTAAATGTTTAGTCGTAGTCACTTGATACTCAGTGTTACGACAAACGAATATTAATTGCTTTCATACTAATCAAACACGGCTCgggaaacatattttctattttcgaTCCCAgcggcggcgacgacgacgactattattataatttataatgatcacACGAAAATACGAAATACCAATCGGAAATTGCTATTATCAACCTTTCTGTTGGTGGTGGTAGGGTGGTATCACAGTGGTATAGGAAATGTTATCACTATCCAAGGATGTTATACGCTGTCAAGTGCAATCTCACTGGCCACACGACATTTTTTAAGGTTACTTCCTTTACAATATCgcgaatttatgaaaataacaaaatagtttgtaaatacgtttccaaaaaaaaaaacctaaattcTATTCTAAAACTAATTGAACAAGACATTGTCAACACTTATTTCAACTTCCAATAAATAGTAACACAACAGTAAGTctcttaaagttattaatattattatttataaacttagtaCTTATTCGACTAACGTCTATGGCATCTATtgttgtatgataatatttatattataatgtttttaagcatttaagttttaattgataataaaataactatatcgtattttaagtttatagccatataattgtatactaagttatatttatttccaaGACGTATGTAAACAGTTTACTTATTACTCATTTGGTAGTTCAGTACTTAAATTCTTCTACTTCATACATAGTTTTACTACTAGTCAGATTATCAAATGATTATACTGTACTTATaaagatacaatttaaaacgcGAATAAATTGGTAGTGCAGGTTTGATCTTGAAATCGAAACTTCAAATGATCTCTTTTAGAAATACTGatcaacttttattataaaaaattatatattaataatgctacctatttgtcatttttttaatattaatcctaCTCAATATTGTACAACAGTGATAATCCCCgactatatacaaattatcaaaaaatatttttattaaatatattttctttcatcTGTTCTTAAGTACATAAAGCTAATTTAAATCTTGATTCATCctgttgatattattttcataaatttaaagttatttaactagaaacatttattttaaagtaaagcAACTtgtattttgtgtaattttaattttatttatatcatattcaatataattttattttattttcagaaaaataaatcatgcCACAAAATGAGTATATGGAAAGGCACCGTAAGTTATACGGTCGCCGATTAGATTATGAACAACGTATGCGTAAGAAGGAAGCTCGTGAGCCTCATTTACGTTCAGATAAGGCGAAACGTCTTCGTGGTCTAAAAGCTAAACTTTATAACAAAGAGCGCCGTAATGAAAAGATTCAAATGAAGAAAAAGATCAAAGAACATGAAGAAAAATTACAGAAAAAGAAAGAAGAGAAACCCAAAGAAGGTGCATTACCAGTTTATTTACTTGACAGAGATGTTCAATCAAGCGCCAAAGTACTTTCTAACATGATCAAACAGAAACGTAAAGAAAAGGCAGGCAAATGGGATGTACCTATACCCAAGGTGCGTGCTCAATCAGATAATGAAGTATTCAAGGTATTTAGAACAGGCAAATCTAAGAGAAAGGGATGGAAGAGGATGGTGACAAAAGTATGTTATGTTGGAGAAGGTTTTACACGTAAACCTCCTAAGTTTGAAAGGTTTATAAGACCAATGGCTTTGCGTTTTAATAAGGCTCATGTAACTCATCCTGAACTAAAGGCTACATTCTGTCTACCAATTATTGGTGTAAAAAAGAACCCTAATTCTccaatgtatacaaatttaggAGTTATAACTAAAGGTACTGTAATAGAAGTAAATATTAGTGAGTTAGGTCTGGTAACACAGTCTGGTAAAGTAGTATGGGGAAAATATGCTCAAGTTACTAATAATCCAGAGAATGATGGATGTATTAACGCTGTACTTTTGGTTTAAGTTCATaagtttgttatttgtttcaattgtaactaatgaaataaatatttattttattacactcattggtttttttataattaaatattccttTTGTTTTCTACTTGTTGTAAGGTTGAAAtagtttatatgttaattattgtgtttttggaatagatatagttttaaattaacacaAGTGTTTTACTATGATTAGAAAACTCAAAACTATGTACTACTAGTTACAACCAATAAAACTGCAAGTATTGATATT includes the following:
- the LOC113552286 gene encoding ribosome biogenesis protein NSA2 homolog — protein: MPQNEYMERHRKLYGRRLDYEQRMRKKEAREPHLRSDKAKRLRGLKAKLYNKERRNEKIQMKKKIKEHEEKLQKKKEEKPKEGALPVYLLDRDVQSSAKVLSNMIKQKRKEKAGKWDVPIPKVRAQSDNEVFKVFRTGKSKRKGWKRMVTKVCYVGEGFTRKPPKFERFIRPMALRFNKAHVTHPELKATFCLPIIGVKKNPNSPMYTNLGVITKGTVIEVNISELGLVTQSGKVVWGKYAQVTNNPENDGCINAVLLV